GTTAGAATTGGTACCCTCTGTTGTTTCACCAATAGTAGTTGCCCTCTATGTACCAGCAATATTTGTTGGATTAATAGTGGCTTTAATAGGATTATTTGGCATATCAGTTGAGAAAAATGATCTGCAGGTTCTTATCCTTACAGATATAGTTGGAATTGCAATGTTAATAATTGTTGCAGCGGTTGGAACAGACCTTGCTGAATCTTTAATACTTCCAGGGCTGGTTGTTGAACTTGCCGAGATACTAGCTATTAGTGAAATATTAATGAGCAGGGAAATAAGAAAAACAGGTAAAGCTGTTGCCCTCATACCAACACCCCTAAACTTTGACATGGAAATACTTCAAACAGCACCAGTATTCATAGCAATAATATTAGTAATATATGGGGCATTCCTCTCAGGATTTACAGGTGGAGCAGTAGCAGGAGGAGGAATATTATTCTATGTAATTTCCCTGACAATGCGTGGAGTACCTTCAACACTTTGGGAAGGTATTGCAGGAGCATCTGGTATTGCATGGTGTTTATGGCTTGTTGGATTTTTAATACTATTTGTTTTCCCACAATACTGGTTATTAGGATTGATGCTCGCAGCATTTGGAATATTTATTAAGGTCGCATTCAAAGCTGGTTTAATAGGTATTATGAACAGAGAAGAATTTAGAAAGGAGTAAAATTATATGGATATATTAATATTAGGTTCACAAATACTTGGAATCATACCCCTTGGAGACATTGTATTCTACATGACCTCCTTTAACCTTTTCATGTTTGCAGCAGCTCTTGCTTTCACATTCATAATAGCAATCAGTAAAACAGAAACCCAAGTGGAAGCTGAATTTGGTACACTGGGAGATAGGGAATTAAAAGTTGCTAAGAATGAATTCAAAATTAGACGTTTTTTAGCAATAGTTTGTGGACTTGCAACAGCAGGTGCAATGATAACAGGGGATCTCTTTGATTTCACACTTTTTGTATGTTTAATTGGAATAGTAAATATTGGAATTGTGGGTGCAGTTAAACAGATAGATGTTCTTGATTCAGCATTCCAGTATGGTTTGATAGCAATGATAGCGTCAACACCACTTTTCGCTGGTGCAGCGCTTATATTAGCTGCAACAGGTACCATTAGCCTATTAGAAATTAACAGTCTTGCATTCACAACCCCAATGATGCTTTTAGGTTCTTTATTAATCTTCATTGGTGTAGCAGGGGAAACTGGTGTTGCACCATTCTTTGCAACTAAGGCTGAAATGTTCAGAACTCCAGGTTCACCATTCTTACTTATAATACATCTAAGCTCTCTTTTAGTAATAGTAAGGGCAATAGAAATACTTCTCATCATAAATAAACCATTTTAAGGTGAAAATAAATGGATAAACTCAAAATAACTAGCTGGATACTTCTAATATTATCATTAGGAAGTATTGCATACGCATTGATCTTTAATCCAGCAAACTGGATTGTATATGCAATTTCCCTCATTGGAATACCTGTGGCCATACTCTCCTTTGGACTCATTGTAATGGCAAAGGGTAGTAAAGAAGAAGAAGAGGACAAAAGAAGGGAACCATTCATTGGATACTAAAATAGGAAATAAATATGAAATTTAATATTACTAAAGGTTCGATAACAATGGATTCTAATATAATTAACACAACAATGCAATTGATAGAATATCAGATAAAATAATCGGTGATCGCATGAATTTAATGTCAAACATCCTACTAAACGTTCTTATTGCATTTCTGATAGGAAGTATCCTATTTGGACTTCAACGAAAGATAATGGCCAGAATTCAAGGAAGACCTGGACCTCCGGTTATTCAGCACCTTTTACACACATTAAAATTCTTTATAAAAGAATCAGCATTTCCAAGAACAGCTGCTATGCCATTTTACATAGCAATAACAGCTATGTTATGTGTTATATGGGTTGCAGCCGTAATAGTTGGCCCTGTTACAGGCGGATCACTTCTATTGATATTCGCAATCTATGCAATACACAAAATAGTTGAACACAATGCAGGATCATCATCTGGATCACCCTATGGTAAGCTCAGCTGTGTTAGGGCTGTTTACTCAGCAGCAGCAGAAGTTCCATTATTTGCAGTTTTAATAATCATATACCTGCAAGCTGGTACAATGGACATTAACAGTATTGTAAACTACCAGTCCATACATGGCCCATTAATATTAACAATACCTCTTGCAGCTTTAATGTTCTTTGTATTAATACTATCAAAATCCCCATACAGTCCCTTTGCAATAACCAAAGGGAAGGATATTATCTCAGGATACGAAACAGAACACTTTGGATTACTCCGAGGATATTTGATGATATCAGAATCTATTGCTTGGTACATGCTCTTATGGATATTCTTAACTGTTTTCCTTGGGCCTTTAAGTATACCAGCTTATCTGGTTGGAATGATTATAATAAGCGCTGCGGTTGCATTTATAAATGCTGTAACACCGCTTTTAAATCCTAATCACTCAGTGATGATGCAGGTAACCTTTGCATTTGTGGGAATAGTTGGTTCGGTTGCTCTGCTCATGATATAATTATAATTTATCAAGAATTTATAAATTTACCAAATATATAAAGAGGATTAAAAAATGGACAAACAAGAAAAAGATGTACTGTTCCTAATGGCCCTTGCAGTATCAGGAGCTGTACTTGCAAGTGGATTGGCAGCATTTCAACAATGGATTATTGTACTGCCCCTAACGATAGCAGTTTTCCTAATCATGATCCTGACACTTTTCCAGTACAAACATAAATTCGCACATCTTGCAGAATCAATTGAAAACTGGGCCATGATAATCGTTTTAATAGGCATAATAATATCCTTTATCTACCTTTACAAGCCTGTATAAAAATGGTGATCCAATGAACGAAACAATTTATTTAGTATACATAATTTCATTTGTATTGGGATCCATAGTGGGTCTTGTATTAAGCTATAGAAAATATACAGCACCATATGTCACCAAAAATATCGATGTTGTTGCACTTGTAACTGCAATTATAGGTTGGACACTGGC
This sequence is a window from Methanobacterium sp. SMA-27. Protein-coding genes within it:
- a CDS encoding EhaG family protein, translating into MLELVPSVVSPIVVALYVPAIFVGLIVALIGLFGISVEKNDLQVLILTDIVGIAMLIIVAAVGTDLAESLILPGLVVELAEILAISEILMSREIRKTGKAVALIPTPLNFDMEILQTAPVFIAIILVIYGAFLSGFTGGAVAGGGILFYVISLTMRGVPSTLWEGIAGASGIAWCLWLVGFLILFVFPQYWLLGLMLAAFGIFIKVAFKAGLIGIMNREEFRKE
- a CDS encoding membrane protein; amino-acid sequence: MDILILGSQILGIIPLGDIVFYMTSFNLFMFAAALAFTFIIAISKTETQVEAEFGTLGDRELKVAKNEFKIRRFLAIVCGLATAGAMITGDLFDFTLFVCLIGIVNIGIVGAVKQIDVLDSAFQYGLIAMIASTPLFAGAALILAATGTISLLEINSLAFTTPMMLLGSLLIFIGVAGETGVAPFFATKAEMFRTPGSPFLLIIHLSSLLVIVRAIEILLIINKPF
- a CDS encoding respiratory chain complex I subunit 1 family protein; the encoded protein is MNLMSNILLNVLIAFLIGSILFGLQRKIMARIQGRPGPPVIQHLLHTLKFFIKESAFPRTAAMPFYIAITAMLCVIWVAAVIVGPVTGGSLLLIFAIYAIHKIVEHNAGSSSGSPYGKLSCVRAVYSAAAEVPLFAVLIIIYLQAGTMDINSIVNYQSIHGPLILTIPLAALMFFVLILSKSPYSPFAITKGKDIISGYETEHFGLLRGYLMISESIAWYMLLWIFLTVFLGPLSIPAYLVGMIIISAAVAFINAVTPLLNPNHSVMMQVTFAFVGIVGSVALLMI